CCCCTGGCTCCCATTAGCGAAGGGGGTGAGGTTGGAGGACTCTCAGTTCTGAATCTGTAAATAAGAATCCCACCCACGACAGTGATGGAGGGAGAGCCCAACTGCTGTTTCCTAGACAGGCCTCCAGGCTGAGGTGCTCATTGCAGAGTACTTCTGACTCTGTTCCTTAGCTTTGGTGGGATGTCAGACTGATGGATTTTGGTATCTTAATTTGAGGATTTCAAAGTGAAAATGCGCGTGGGGGGAGCCCCgtggagggaggggcggggcctgcccCGGCTGAGCCCACCCGGCGGGGTCCAGTTTTACAGTGTGGTAGAGCTGGTGGAGAAGGACGGCTCGGTGTCCAGCCTGCTGAAGGTGTTCAACGACCAGAGCGCCTCGGACCGGATCGTGCAGTTCTTGCGCCTGCTCACCTCAGCCTTCATCAGGAACCGTGCAGACTTCTTCCGACACTTCATCGACGAGGAGATGGACATCAAAGACTTCTGCACTCATGTAGGTCCTCAGGGTCTTAGGTTTTGGTGACCCGGCTCCCAGTCCGGGGCTCTGCTCTTGTCCCTCTCTCCTTAGGAGACTTTAGCACCAACATCCCTAGCCAGGGGACTTGGGTGTCACCTCTGCACTTGCATTTCAAAGAGCACTAGATTAGCAAGCCAGAAACAGATCCTACTTGAGCTGCCTgaactgtgtggctttgggcaagtcactttccctctctgggcctcagatttcCCATCTGAGAAATAAGGGCTTTGGACTGGCCTGTTTACAGAATTGTGACTAGCAGCCCGGGAGTGACATCTGCCCTGAGATGTGTTTTGTTTATGATGTATGGTATTTACCTGAAAGAGCTGCCAACTTTTACATATTGGgcaattttcatatgaatttctGGATTTCTCTGGAAGAATCAGAAGATCCAGCTCCCCAGGCCTTATACGTGCAGGGCAACAATCAGCAGCAGCTAAGTGGCGGCTGCCCTAGTTGTGTgggacacacttgcctgcctgccaCCCTCTCTGTCTCTTCAGCATCcgactccctccctccccctcccttgcCTGGCCCTCTGTAAGCACTGAAGCTTCACGTCCCTCGTGACGGAGTCCCTTTCTGTTCGGAGAGTCTTAGATTGTGTGCGTTAGGAAGCCCAAGTCCTGCCCCGCTTCCAGACTCCTCCAAGTAGTGTCCTCTTCTTCCATACGACTAGAGGATCTGAATCAAAAAGATCTCGATTCAAGCCTGGTGGTCCTCGCGATTTCCAGCTGCTCCCTCCTCAccacacctccctccctcctgtgttgtgggttgttgtgaggattatttCCCAGCGCAGAGACTGTGACTCGGGACCCTGAAAGCCGGGGTTGGCCTTCTCACTTGTCCTCTGCCAGGCCTCCTTCCTAAACTGGGTTTGGGTTTTCACTTTGGCCTTTGCAGGAGGTGGAGCCCATGGCCATGGAGTGTGACCACATCCAGATCACGGCCCTGTCTCAGGCCCTGAACATCGCGCTGCAGGTGGAGTACGTGGACGAGATGGACACGGCCCTGAACCACCACGTGTTCCCTGAGGCTGCCATCCCTTCCGTTTACCTGCTCTATAAAACATCCCACTACAACATCCTTTATGCAGCCGATAAACGTTGATTAATTTTAGGCCATGCAGTGGAACCTGTCACCTAACGGGACTGCATTGTGAATGGAACATTCcggcttttcaattttttaagcGATTTAGACTGTAGTTGAAAAAATGTACAGCCTTTTGGGCAAAGTCACCGGGAATGAGGCCTACCCATTACGGACTGTGGTATCTTCGtgatattttagtatttattttcctgGAGGATCAAATGCTTTCTGACTCGGggccaggaagccaggagccCTGGTGCTGCTCCCAGTTCTGTGACTTTAGGTCACCTCTCCTGTCTGGCCCTGTTGCTTCATCCGGAGGAGGTTCCTGCCAGTGTTGACACTCTATTGTGTAAAGATGAGGTCCTCTGGTTTCTTTTCACCAGGGCGGTGCCTCTCTCTAGGGGAGGAGAGGCTCAAGGTCAGCTGTCTTAAGTGATGTACCAGTTCTGTAAAAAAGGACCaagtcctggggccggcccggtggcgcagcggttaagtgcatatgttctgcttcggcggcccagggttcacgggttgggatcctgggtgcagacgcagcaccgcttggcaaaccatgctgtggtaggcgtcccacatatgaagtagaggaagatgggcatggatgttagctcagggccagccttcctcagcaaaaagaggaggattggcagtagttagctcagggctaatctttctcaaaaaaaaaagaccaagtcCAGTCAGCTGGTGGATTGGACATGGGTGCGTGCTGCCTGAAGCCCTGGACAGCTGAGACCTACTGGAATGAGGGCTTCAGTGTGGTTCCCAACATTCATGATGGGAGTGTTTTCTTATCCCTAACTTGAGTAAAAAGAGACTCTTATGCCAAAGTCTAGAAAGGGGCCTTCAGCCTTCGGCGTGAAGCTCAAGTTGTTGGGCCCCTCTACCTCTCTCAGGGCCAGGCCTGTCTCCTTTTGGAGGGCAGGCCTTCAGGGTTCTGCTGCCAGCCCCACCTGAACAGAGGCTCGAGTAGGACTAGAGTCTGGGACCAGGAAGCTGTCTCACCATCCCCAGCGTATCCTGAAAGTAGAATCTAGATACCAGCCAGGTGGAGACAGGGCACATGCAGCCAGACTCCAGCTGAGCAAAGCAGACAGGTTTTGCCTGGCTGTTTTTGGCTTCTTTCCCCTTCTGCTCGGTTTATGGGCTGGCGAGAGGTTAGGTGGGAAAGAACAGAGACAAACCGAGGAAATTGGCAGTGGGGAGAGCTCCCTCGTGGAAATGCCTGGGAGCAAGAGCCCTGGCTGGCAGCTTCCTCGTGCGTCCAGCTGGATGTGCCCCTTAATAACCTCTTCACTCTCAGGACCTCAGAGCCCTGGTTGGGCCAGAGTGCTGCTAGCGAGCTCTCTTCCTCTgcgggaggaaaaggagaaggcagCGGCGAGGAATTGCCCTTTGGGGTACTTCCTTAATTGAAGGCCTTCTTCTCATCACAGGTCCCATTCTGCAGGGACTTCTTAGCATCTGCTGGTGCTGCAATGCGAGTCTGGCGACAGCCAGACTGGCCTGGGGAGGCCGGGGTGCAGACTGCTCCGAGTCCTGGCACACAAACGTCAGATTTCCGTCATTCTCTGCCTTTGTGAAGACAGACATCAGGGTGCTTTAGTTCCAGGCAGGAACCTGGGTTCCCACACTGCCCTCAGCTGGCACTTGGACCCAAGGGCTCAAGCTAAGTGATTATGTCACTTTTCCAGAGGAATGTAAACCTGACCCTGATCTCTGAATTGGTGCAGTGTCCCTGCTCAGGGTAGGAGTGCTAGGGTGGTGACAAATACACTGGAAGTGTGGGGGGAGCGTGTTACATGATTTGTGACTGTCACATCCTCTATTTCCAAACTGAAAGGCATGAACACACGGCGCCGGGCTAAGCCCTTGGGTGCAATGAGGGCTTGTGAGATAGGTCCTGGGCCTCTGGCCCCGCTCTCTAGCACAGCATAAGCAGCACTGGCCGCCACCTGTCTGCATCTGTGGCTTGTGTGGCGTTTACAAAAGCAGCGCTTTCTCTCTGGCAGACTGGCTGGAGAAACCCCTCTCAAAAGTGCCTATGCTGTGCTTCCAGGCCTGAGAGCCTGCTGGGCTCCCAGGGGACCCTTTCCGAGGAGAGGTCCCCTCAGTTTAGCATCAGgatgccccacagaggcaggccAAGTTCCTGTCATGGTCTCACCCTCTGCTTTCCCTTTTCACAAAACCATTGGCCAAATTCTGGTCTCCAAGGAAAAGCACTATGAGAAGAAGGAGTGGCAGGATCAGTGAAACGTGAAGGAATGTGTTAACATCCCGCCGTGTGTGGAAGACACCTGGCTCATCCATTGCAGCTGGTCTTCCTGGAGTCACACCGCCTGGATGATTCTCCGCCCCGCACCCCACGAAGCCATCTTTTTCCAGACCAGAAGCTAGAGGGAAAATTGCTTTGAGAGTTTGTCTTTGTAACTGcacatttgttactttctttcccAAAGAAACTTGATAAATCAATGGGAATATTTAGCAACAAAAAGAGCAAACTGTCCTTACTTTTGACTAAGCTCTATTTTAAGCACAAAGGGGCTCTGGAGCCAAACTGGGTTCGAATCTCAACTTTGTCACTTAGTAGCTATGTTACCTTGACCaaatcactttctctctctgagccccaaTTGCCGTTTAGTGAAATGGAGACAATACCCAGCCATCGTGGGATTATGGGTTAAAGTGGAACGAGACTGTGTGTGTGAAAACAACTGCGAGACCTgacacacagtgagtgctcagaAATGGGATGCTCCCCACACCCTGCCCAGTGGGGAGCTGCAGAACACTGCAAGATGGGGAACATGCCACCTTGGCAGTGGCGCTGTGGCTTCCCAAACAGAAGTTTGGGAACCATTGGACAAGTCTAAGAACCAAACACATTCCCACACTGAGCAGAAATGGGCGTGGGGTCTATGGCTCAGCGAGTGGTTGCCCAGGGGCCCCAGGTCCTGTGGGAGGTGGGCCAGGCCCTACAGCTTCCCTGGACAGTTGGTGAAAACATTTTCCTAGCATTAAAATTGCTTCCATAGCAACTTCTGTCCTGGCTTCTTAGTATTTGGTATCTTGCATGCACTGAAGATCAACACTACTGTCACATGGGGCTTATGTGTGTGAGTGGGTGGCTTAGTGGGGGAAGTGGGGGGCTCCTTGTTTAGTAGAAGATCCAGACACTCAGGAAGTGCTGCCCTTGGGCTGGAGGTGCCAAAAGAACCAGGCCTCACCAGAGCTTTACCTCATCAGGTCAGAGAGCAGAAGCGCCTGCGAGGCTGGCCTTGTCTTTTAAAACCTACCCTCATAACACATCACCCCACCAAGAAAAGAGGGCAAGGGCAGGGTGTCAGCCGACATCAGGGTTGCCTGTTTGGCTTGTGACATGAGACCTCATGCCTCTTGCGGCTGCTAAGGGATCTTGAGCCTGCTTAAACCTCCACTGCatcatttggaaaatggagaGTCCCCCTGCCATCCTCTGACAGCTGTCACTCAGGAGCTGACCTCACAGACTAgggctgttttcttttgcattctcCTTTCCAGGTCATCAGTGACACTGGGGTGACCTTCCTTGGCAACACTGCTGTCTTTAAGACCAAAGCAGTTTTCTGAACTTACCCTGAGCCCACAAGGAAATACCCAGGATTCTAATGCCAGCTCTGCGACTTGGCTTTGTGTGATCCTCAACAAGTCTTAACCTCTCAGTGTCACTTTCTCAACTATAAAAAAGGGTACTAAGACATGTCTCAGGGCCTTCatggaaatgaaataataaaagtgtCTAACAGTGCCTGGGACTTGGTCAACACTCAGTGATACCTGAATCTGGGTTTAGGCCAACTATCCTATTGCAGTTACCCAGAGGGGCTGAGGGAATACTGCTGCCATCCCACCTACCTTGCCAACCGTGAGGCCAAAGGAACACCTGTTTAAAAGCCTAGACTTAGCTGTGCAGAAATCTGTGCTTCTCCCATGATTGTGACAATTGTGGCTACTGACCCAGACCAACCCAGAGAAAGCTGGGGTGGCACCAGGTCATTGGTTCCCTCAGCACATACTTATACCATGCCCTGACTTAAGCCCAAGGGCTGCAAGGGCTAATAAAGCAGCCTCTGCTCACAGACTCAGCAAAGATGACACAGTGTGGCAAGTGCTGTGAAGAGGGTAGGTACCGGTACTATGAGAGCCCACCGGAGGAACACTTGGCCCTCCTGGGGGTTCAAAgacccagagaaagaaaatgtagcaGTGCTCAAGGACAGGAAAAGGCAATCGGGCCCAGGGAAAAGCTTGTGGAAAGGCTGAGGACGAGAGAAGGGGCATGTGGGACTGTGAGCAGCAAGCAGTTCTGTCACacggagaggagaggagagccgAGGCAGGGGAAATTGGCTAGGGCCAGATCCCAAGTGCCTCCCACGCCAGACTCAGCATGCTGTCACTGGCTTCTTCACAAGCAGTTCTGTGATGTTAAGAAAGCTTGTGTTCTCTTGGAACTCGGGATGGCAACCCCTTCCCTGCCCACTTCGCAGGGCGGCTCAAACAAGACGAGCTGTGAACAAGTGGTAAAGAGCTAAGGAGCTGTCAGGTTCTGCTGTGTGGAAAAGGAGAACACAAGCTAAGATGCAGGCAGAGACGATTTTATAGTAATCTGCAAAACTCTCAGGCCTCATGCTCCATCCACACTCTCCAGTGGGGGGAGAGACGCCTCATGTGTATCCTGCAGCCAGAGAATCAGGACAGTATCCCGCACGTTCTGGCTAAAAACTCAGAATGACAGGCTGGTTCTGATTATTACTTTTAATTCAGGAAATAAAGCTGAACACAAAGGAAGCCCGTAAACactgaaatacagaaataaataagctGCTGCACAGAATTCTTACTCCAAAACAACACAAATCTGCACGAGGTCTCTCCCACCATAAGAGAGGGAGATTTTGATAACCGGAGTTGAGAGTGGAATGAAACGAAAGGTGGGAAGGTTTTCCATATAACCAGAGAACAGAGACAACGTCACCAACAGACTCTGACCTGGGGGTAACTAATCTGCAGTTGTACTTGGCTGCAGCTGCTCCTGCTGCGGCTCTTTcggtttcttcttcttcctcctcttctgtttggAGAGGCAGCTCAAAGCGGACTCGGCATTTCTTGGAGCAGACGTGAGCACGGGCAGCTTGCCAGACTGAGTCGGATACCTGGTTTTCAGGTCCTCTTTAAACAATGGCTGGGAGAGTAAATGGCGCAGCTCCTTCTTCAGGACCTTCATCTGCTTTTGTCTCCGACGCTCTTCTTGCTGGTCAGCTTTTCCTCCTTCAAACACAATACAAAACACATCATATTTACTAAGGTTTGTAGAAGCATTGTTTCCCTTGATGGCTAATACTTGTGAGGAAGAATATTCTGGAACTCTCTGGGGAGGCAGGGCTCAAAAATTCTCTGCAGAAGTCAGCGTTAGCTAACTTCTGACAGTTTAGGAGGGACACTCGGGGCTACTCCGTCCTGTACTCCTCACAGAAACCCTCTAAGACAGGAATGATCTTCATGTTAGTCGAGGAAACTCAGGTCACCTGctgaaggtcacagagctggctgTCAAACTGAGATTAGGACCCAAGTCTCCTGACCTGATGATCAGTTTTCTTCTTACGACCCACCACTTGTTGCCTGGGGTTTGGTGAGTTGATAGCTACAAACCTCTCAGGAGACAGTGAACGCCGTCTACACGGCCCAGCTCTCCTGCACCTGCGGAGGTGGGCACAGCCACAGGGCTCGATGCCAGCCTGTCTCAGGAAGGGAAGCCGGGGCCTTATGCACCTCCAGCCCAAGGCTCAAGCCTGAGCTACCAGGAGGCCCAGCTGAGAGTCATCAATTCCACTGGTTTGGTTCCCGGCTTCCATGCTAGGCAGACACCAGTAAGTTTAGCTCAAATTTGTTGGCTTTGGCACTGAGATGCCAACACCTCAGCTGAGCTGCCTACTCGTAGGGTCCAAAGAGCCTAACTCTGCTGTCATCAGTTCTACATAGGGTTCTACCACTTCTTAGACTCAGGAGCCTTCCTAGAGCAGCGACCACACAGACTCATCCCTGAATCCTTAGCCTCTGGCCCAGGTTCAGAGCAGGAGCTCAGAAAACGCCTGGTGATAGAGTAACTGCGCAAATCACTTCTCCTCTGTGAGCCTCGAGTTCCCAGATGTAAAAGGATAGTAATTCCTGTTCTACTTTTGTCATGAGACTTGGGAGAAGATCAGATGAGATGATGACCAAAGTGCTTTGTCAGCTTGGAAGACAGGTTAATGGTAAAAGTAATGACAATAAATAATAAGTTGAAATGTACCAAAtacagtgccaggcactgttataagCACTTTACAGTCAACTCAAGCCATCTTCTCAACAACCTCATGAGGTAGGTACTTTATGATCTGCATTTTGTAAGTGAGGACAGCCTAGGTACAACagaaaggttaaggaacttgACCTGTTCACAGAGCCAGTTGAGGGAATGGGCGAGCACTCAAACACGGGCAGTCTGGCGGCAGCACCTGCCCCTGACATCACTGTACTACACTGCCTCTCCACATGAGGGAGGAAGCTGAGGGCGCCAAATGAGAGAGGGAATAAAGGCTAAGGACTTTAGGCTCATCTAGGACCAGGGCCTgtcacaaagaaggaaaaggcatCTTACCAATTTTGACGGCACTCATGGTAGCGGGGAAGTTCCAACAAGACAAAAGTTgcagggaaaaacaaagaaaagctcaatGGACCCTTCCTCAAATCCCATCCAGCCCTTATACATCTCACCCTTATACATCTCTTCTTCCAGCTCAATCTCGAGGGCAGCTGCTGCCTGCTCAATCCAAGAGTTGTGCAGACAAGCCTGGAAGTTCCGATACTCGGCTTTCTCAATCTGTCGAGCTAAATGGATCCGCTCCTGGGGGAAAGGAACAGAAAGTGTTCATCTGACAGAGGGTGTTCAGGCCTCTGGGAAGTAAAGTCTCATTTAAGTTGTATTTAGAAAAGCTTTTGAGATCAGTGTTCAGTAAGATGCAGCTCAGCTCCCATCAAAATGCATCTGTCCTGGTTCCTGATAAAAGCAGAGAGGGCAATCATCACACATGAGTGTGTACACATGCGATCACAAGAGCAGCCTCTCCAAATAACAACTCTGAACCCCTCACCCCCTCATCCCTTGGAAGCCCAGCTCGGCTGGACTGCCAATCTACAGGTGTCCAAAGGGAATGCTTTTCCCGAGATACCAGAGAGGCTTCCATAGCTGAGCTGAGATCATGAAACACCCCAACAGTGCTGAATTAGAGCCCAGTTCCCAATCACAAGGACAACAAACTCAGAGAGCTGTCTTTCCTCTATTCCACGTCAGATCTTGTGATGTGGGGGAAAGACACCATGGGAAACAAGGGTGGCTCCTAACCCTTCCTACTAACAGGAATTCTCTGTAACCTCCACCTTTCCATCCTCATTTCCCACCACATTTCCCCACATGGCTAACATTCCTTTTGAGCCATAAGTGCCAACAGTCCTTGAACTGTTCCATGTTTTTCCTCCCTCAGTTCCTGGAATTCCACCTCCTTTTCATCTCTCCAGATCTCTGAATGCAGGAGGCACAGAGGAAACCTCATCTCCTACCTATATAACCATTGCCCACCAGTCCTACAGTGCTCCATTTGTACCTCACCTTCAGCATGGGCTTGGCCTGCCTTATGAGCTGGTGGATCTCTACGGAGAAGAACCCATCCTGCTTTGGTACCTGACACACTGTGGCCCATACTAAGCAGCACCCACTCAGTGAATGCctactgaattaaaataaaaccccaaaggtAGGAGTTACTAGCATCTGCTGCAGAGATGTGACAAAACCTTAGTATTTGCCTCAGCAAGACACATTGAGCTCACTTCCCTACAACCATCCAATGTCCGGACAGCTGCGCTCACTGCCCCTGTCCAGtggagggggtggtggtggaTGCTTCAGGGGTGAACAGTGAAGAAAGCATTCAGGaagaaaattcctcacacttttggCAGTCaccttttctcccttctgccaGGTACAGTAccaccattcctttttttttttttaacaaattgccCTGTTTAGCTGTTGACAGAACCGTAACGTAGTTTCCAAGGGTTATAATGCCAGAGACTCACAGCAAGGTGAGGGAGCAGCACGATCCCTCCCTCATCAACACTGGGCTTTTAACTTATCTTTTTACCTTGACTGCATCCATGTACTTTGTCTGCACAGGGAACAGTGGGATGTCCTCATCTTTCTTGAGGGTTTTGTAAATCTTCTTAAAGTTGATCACGTCCTCAGGCCCAATAAGCATCAGGCTGAGGCCTTCATTGGTGGCACGAGCAGTTCGACCACTTCGGTGGACATAAATCTCTGAGGTGCGAGGGACCTGCCAAAGAAGAAGTGGGAGGTCAACACATGGGAATCACCAAACACTGCTCTTCCCCTCAGGGCAAGCAATCCAATACTGGATCCTCCTTCATCCTAGCCAGGCAGCTAGGAACCTCTCTAGCACTGTGGACAgatccagcccttctcccctcatCCCATATTTAAAGTATCCCCAGGTTTAGCCTGTCCACCGTGCAGGCTCTGCCCTCCCACGCCCTCTACCCTGCTTCAGGCCCTCATGACCACTGACCTGGACAGGGGCAGTCATTTCTTATTTGGTCTCTAGTCCTTCCCACTCCATCTGACCCAGCCCAAAGCTTCCAGTGTCATCTTTCTGAGTCAAAACTCTGACCATAATATCCCCTCTAACTAAAGAAACTCCACTGGCTTTTCATTAACTCTGCAGGGATGATTGATGATGGTAATCataaccagcatttattgagtgattacaACGTGTTAGGCAATTCTAAGCACTCTGCCTGTCTTATCCCATGGATTCCTGACAACAATAACATCAAACAGATGCTTACATGATTATCCAtattacagacaaggaaactgaaacaCACATGTTAAGCAATTCTCCCTAGGTTTTCCAACTAAGTGgtgaagccagaatttgaactgaaGCAGTACAGCTCAAAGACCATGCTAACCCCTGGACTAAACTGCCTCTACTCCAATACAGACTGGAAATATTATCCGCAGATGGTATGGCAGGGGTGCTGACAATCCCAACCTTCCCCACTCCTGTGGCACACACCACTAATCAAGAGTCTTCTCCACTGAGTCCAGATACCACTCCATGTCTTCCTGTGCAGTGCTCTAAGCACCACAACCACCTGTTCATAACGGTGCTAGAAATCAGATCTATTTGCCATTCTTGACTTTCTCTCCCAACATACCCCCTCTTCTCACTCTCAGCCAACTGCCCACTTCCACatgttctttcctccttcctt
The nucleotide sequence above comes from Equus asinus isolate D_3611 breed Donkey chromosome 7, EquAss-T2T_v2, whole genome shotgun sequence. Encoded proteins:
- the OTUB2 gene encoding ubiquitin thioesterase OTUB2 isoform X2 encodes the protein MSETSFNLISEKCDILSILRDHPENRIYQRKIQELSKRFVAIRKTKGDGNCFYRALGYSYLESLLGKSREILKFKERVLQTPNDLLAAGFEEHKFRNFFNAFYSVVELVEKDGSVSSLLKVFNDQSASDRIVQFLRLLTSAFIRNRADFFRHFIDEEMDIKDFCTHEVEPMAMECDHIQITALSQALNIALQVEYVDEMDTALNHHVFPEAAIPSVYLLYKTSHYNILYAADKR